In Vanessa atalanta chromosome 19, ilVanAtal1.2, whole genome shotgun sequence, one DNA window encodes the following:
- the LOC125071338 gene encoding palmitoyltransferase ZDHHC2 isoform X3 — MASSMQNNRVSPPGYCVCCRTCNMWCWRAFKWLPVLLIVSIVTWSYYAYVIQLCIFTIESTVQQCIYLVLYHILLIMFAWSYWRTIFADIKPIPEKYKLPEAELEKLLSAETEDAQRTILENFAKDLPIVTRTMSGSVRYCNRCVLVKPDRAHHCSICSRCVLKMDHHCPWVNNCVCFHNYKFFMLFLGYALLYCLFIMSTCLPYFIRFWKMYQEYKHAHCDKLFDIGTFSKQCMDLNGDFGMSGSAGRYHIVFAFFVALMFAISLGSLFGYHCYLVAHNRTTLEAFRAPMFRGGADKNGFSMGAYNNFKEVFGNSPNKWVVPVFTSLGDGCEYPVRREHQLQTFSAPQDALGYDSMGITRSSFGDGIVYPLPQQDEDTESLLSSERWDRWGERARPFDERESSSFDEL, encoded by the exons ATGGCTTCATCAATGCAAAATAATAGAGTTTCGCCTCCGGGTTACTGCGTATGTTGCAGAACGTGCAACATGTGGTGCTGGAGAGCGTTTAAATGGCTCCCCGTGTTGTTAATAGTGTCGATCGTGACATGGTCTTATTATGCCTACGTTATACAGTTGTGCATTT TTACTATTGAGAGTACGGTGCAACAATGTATATACCTCGTACTTTATCATATTTTGCTGATAATGTTTGCGTGGTCCTATTGGCGGACAATTTTTGCTGATATCAAACCAATTCCAGAAAAG tATAAATTACCAGAAGCGGAATTGGAAAAGTTGCTTAGTGCAGAAACGGAGGATGCACAGAGGACAATTTTAGAGAACTTTGCTAAAGATCTCCCTATCGTCACCAg aacaATGTCAGGTTCTGTCCGGTACTGCAATCGCTGTGTGCTAGTGAAGCCAGACCGAGCTCATCACTGCAGTATCTGTTCGAGATGCGTGCTCAAGATGGATCACCACTGCCCTTGGGTCAACAATTGTGTCTGCTTCCACAATTACAAGTTCTTCATGCTTTTCCTCGGCTATGCACTCTTGTACTGTCTGTTCATCATGTCGACGTGTCTACCTTACTTCATTAGATTTTGGAAG ATGTATCAGGAATACAAGCATGCCCACTGCGATAAATTGTTCGACATCGGCACATTTTCTAAACAGTGCATGGATTTGAAT GGTGATTTCGGGATGTCAGGCAGCGCAGGACGGTATCATATAGTGTTTGCGTTTTTCGTTGCACTTATGTTTGCTATCTCGCTTGGGTCTCTATTCGGATACCACTGCTATCTCGTCGCACACAACAGAACTACCTTAG AAGCGTTCCGAGCACCGATGTTCCGGGGAGGTGCGGACAAGAACGGCTTCTCAATGGGAGCTTACAATAACTTTAAGGAGGTGTTCGGCAACAGTCCGAATAAGTGGGTAGTGCCGGTCTTTACAAG CCTCGGGGACGGGTGCGAGTACCCGGTGCGGCGCGAGCACCAGCTGCAGACGTTCAGCGCGCCGCAAGACGCGCTCGGCTACGACTCTATGGGCATCACGCGCTCCAG CTTCGGTGATGGCATCGTGTACCCGCTACCTCAGCAAGACGAAGACACGGAGTCCTTACTCAGTTCGGAAAGATGGGACCGTTGGGGGGAGAGAGCTCGACCCTTCGACGAACGGGAGAGTTCATCGTTCGACGAACTATGA
- the LOC125071338 gene encoding palmitoyltransferase ZDHHC2 isoform X2, whose translation MASSMQNNRVSPPGYCVCCRTCNMWCWRAFKWLPVLLIVSIVTWSYYAYVIQLCIFTIESTVQQCIYLVLYHILLIMFAWSYWRTIFADIKPIPEKYKLPEAELEKLLSAETEDAQRTILENFAKDLPIVTRTMSGSVRYCNRCVLVKPDRAHHCSICSRCVLKMDHHCPWVNNCVCFHNYKFFMLFLGYALLYCLFIMSTCLPYFIRFWKGDFGMSGSAGRYHIVFAFFVALMFAISLGSLFGYHCYLVAHNRTTLEAFRAPMFRGGADKNGFSMGAYNNFKEVFGNSPNKWVVPVFTSFGDGIVYPLPQQDEDTESLLSSERWDRWGERARPFDERESSSFDEL comes from the exons ATGGCTTCATCAATGCAAAATAATAGAGTTTCGCCTCCGGGTTACTGCGTATGTTGCAGAACGTGCAACATGTGGTGCTGGAGAGCGTTTAAATGGCTCCCCGTGTTGTTAATAGTGTCGATCGTGACATGGTCTTATTATGCCTACGTTATACAGTTGTGCATTT TTACTATTGAGAGTACGGTGCAACAATGTATATACCTCGTACTTTATCATATTTTGCTGATAATGTTTGCGTGGTCCTATTGGCGGACAATTTTTGCTGATATCAAACCAATTCCAGAAAAG tATAAATTACCAGAAGCGGAATTGGAAAAGTTGCTTAGTGCAGAAACGGAGGATGCACAGAGGACAATTTTAGAGAACTTTGCTAAAGATCTCCCTATCGTCACCAg aacaATGTCAGGTTCTGTCCGGTACTGCAATCGCTGTGTGCTAGTGAAGCCAGACCGAGCTCATCACTGCAGTATCTGTTCGAGATGCGTGCTCAAGATGGATCACCACTGCCCTTGGGTCAACAATTGTGTCTGCTTCCACAATTACAAGTTCTTCATGCTTTTCCTCGGCTATGCACTCTTGTACTGTCTGTTCATCATGTCGACGTGTCTACCTTACTTCATTAGATTTTGGAAG GGTGATTTCGGGATGTCAGGCAGCGCAGGACGGTATCATATAGTGTTTGCGTTTTTCGTTGCACTTATGTTTGCTATCTCGCTTGGGTCTCTATTCGGATACCACTGCTATCTCGTCGCACACAACAGAACTACCTTAG AAGCGTTCCGAGCACCGATGTTCCGGGGAGGTGCGGACAAGAACGGCTTCTCAATGGGAGCTTACAATAACTTTAAGGAGGTGTTCGGCAACAGTCCGAATAAGTGGGTAGTGCCGGTCTTTACAAG CTTCGGTGATGGCATCGTGTACCCGCTACCTCAGCAAGACGAAGACACGGAGTCCTTACTCAGTTCGGAAAGATGGGACCGTTGGGGGGAGAGAGCTCGACCCTTCGACGAACGGGAGAGTTCATCGTTCGACGAACTATGA
- the LOC125071338 gene encoding palmitoyltransferase ZDHHC15B isoform X1 — protein MASSMQNNRVSPPGYCVCCRTCNMWCWRAFKWLPVLLIVSIVTWSYYAYVIQLCIFTIESTVQQCIYLVLYHILLIMFAWSYWRTIFADIKPIPEKYKLPEAELEKLLSAETEDAQRTILENFAKDLPIVTRTMSGSVRYCNRCVLVKPDRAHHCSICSRCVLKMDHHCPWVNNCVCFHNYKFFMLFLGYALLYCLFIMSTCLPYFIRFWKGDFGMSGSAGRYHIVFAFFVALMFAISLGSLFGYHCYLVAHNRTTLEAFRAPMFRGGADKNGFSMGAYNNFKEVFGNSPNKWVVPVFTSLGDGCEYPVRREHQLQTFSAPQDALGYDSMGITRSSVEMAHETERWRLCPRRGRTVPQIV, from the exons ATGGCTTCATCAATGCAAAATAATAGAGTTTCGCCTCCGGGTTACTGCGTATGTTGCAGAACGTGCAACATGTGGTGCTGGAGAGCGTTTAAATGGCTCCCCGTGTTGTTAATAGTGTCGATCGTGACATGGTCTTATTATGCCTACGTTATACAGTTGTGCATTT TTACTATTGAGAGTACGGTGCAACAATGTATATACCTCGTACTTTATCATATTTTGCTGATAATGTTTGCGTGGTCCTATTGGCGGACAATTTTTGCTGATATCAAACCAATTCCAGAAAAG tATAAATTACCAGAAGCGGAATTGGAAAAGTTGCTTAGTGCAGAAACGGAGGATGCACAGAGGACAATTTTAGAGAACTTTGCTAAAGATCTCCCTATCGTCACCAg aacaATGTCAGGTTCTGTCCGGTACTGCAATCGCTGTGTGCTAGTGAAGCCAGACCGAGCTCATCACTGCAGTATCTGTTCGAGATGCGTGCTCAAGATGGATCACCACTGCCCTTGGGTCAACAATTGTGTCTGCTTCCACAATTACAAGTTCTTCATGCTTTTCCTCGGCTATGCACTCTTGTACTGTCTGTTCATCATGTCGACGTGTCTACCTTACTTCATTAGATTTTGGAAG GGTGATTTCGGGATGTCAGGCAGCGCAGGACGGTATCATATAGTGTTTGCGTTTTTCGTTGCACTTATGTTTGCTATCTCGCTTGGGTCTCTATTCGGATACCACTGCTATCTCGTCGCACACAACAGAACTACCTTAG AAGCGTTCCGAGCACCGATGTTCCGGGGAGGTGCGGACAAGAACGGCTTCTCAATGGGAGCTTACAATAACTTTAAGGAGGTGTTCGGCAACAGTCCGAATAAGTGGGTAGTGCCGGTCTTTACAAG CCTCGGGGACGGGTGCGAGTACCCGGTGCGGCGCGAGCACCAGCTGCAGACGTTCAGCGCGCCGCAAGACGCGCTCGGCTACGACTCTATGGGCATCACGCGCTCCAG cgtGGAGATGGCACACGAGACTGAGAGATGGAGACTTTGCCCCAGAAGGGGCCGGACCGTCCCGCAAATAGTATAA
- the LOC125071353 gene encoding dynein light chain Tctex-type, producing the protein MEVKECNDLTEENQFIVDDVSKIIKEAIENSIGGTAYQHNKVNQWTSAVVESCLSQLTKLQKPYKYIVTCTIMQKNGAGLHTASSCFWDNNTDGSCTVRWENKTMYCIVSVFGLGI; encoded by the exons atggaAGTTAAAGAATGCAACGATTTGACTGAAGAA AATCAATTTATTGTAGACGATgtgagtaaaattataaaagaagcaATCGAAAACTCTATCGGAGGCACGGCTTATCAACATAACAAAGTTAATCAGTGGACCTCCGCTGTTGTGGAGTCTTGCTTAAGTCAGCTTACAAAACTACAAAAACCTTATAAGTATATAG TAACTTGCACAATTATGCAGAAGAATGGAGCTGGTTTACATACAGCATCATCATGTTTTTGGGATAACAATACTGATGGCTCATGCACAGTGCGTTGGGAAAACAAaactatgtattgtattgtttcaGTTTTCGGCcttggaatataa